The Mytilus galloprovincialis chromosome 3, xbMytGall1.hap1.1, whole genome shotgun sequence genomic interval tttcgcaccataactttagtataagtaaatagaaatctatgaaatttgaacacaaggtttatgaccataaaaggaaggttgggtttgattttgggagttttggtcccaacagttcaggaataaggggtccaaacggtccaaaattaaacttggtttgattttaacaaaaattgaatacttggggttctttgatatgctgaatctaaaaatgtacttagatttttatacgaccgcaaaaattttaattgctatcacattggcgtcgtcgtcgtcgtctgcgtcgtcgtcgtccgaatacttttagttttcgcactctaactttagtaaaagtgaatagaaatcaatgaaattttaacacaaggtttatgaccacaaaaggaaggttgggattgattttgggagttttggtcccaacattttaggaattaggggccaaaaagggcccaaataagcattttcttggttttcgcactataactttagtttaagtgaatagaaatctatgaaattttgacacaaggtttatgaccacaaaaggaaggttgggattgattttgggagttttggttccaacagtttaggaattaagggccaaaaaagggcccaaataagcattattcttggttttcgcacaataactttagtataagtaaatagaaatcaatgaaattttaacacaaggtttatgaccacaaaaggaaggttgggattgatttttggagttgaggtcacaacagtttatgaattaggggccaaaaaggggcccaaataagcattatttttggttttcgcactctaactttagtaaaagtgaatagaaatcaatgaaattttaacacaaggtttatgaccacaaaaggaaggttgggattgacttTGGGAGtattggtcccaacattttaggaattaggggccaaaaagggcccaaataagcattttcttggttttcgcactataactttagtttaagtgaatagaaatctatgaaattttgacacaaggtttatggccacaaaaggaaggttgggattgattttgggagttttggttccaacagtttaggaattaagggccaaaaaagggcccaaataagcattattcttggtttttgcaccataactttagtataagtaaatagaaatctatgaaatttaaacacaaggtttatgaccataaaaggaaggttgggtttgattttgggagttttggtcctaacagtttaggaaaaaggggcccaaagtgtccaaaattaaactttgtgtgatttcatcaaaaattgaataattggggttctttgatatgccgaatctaactatgtatgtagattcttaatttttggtcccgtttacaaattggtctacattaaggtccaaagggtccaaaattaaacttagtttgattttaacaaaaattgaatccttggggttctttgatatgctgaatttaaaaatgtacttagatttttaattattggcctagttttcaagttggtccaaatgggggtccaaaattaaactttgtttgatttcatcaaaaattgaataaatgggttctttgatatgccaaatctaactgtgtatgtagattcttaatttttggtccagttttcaaattggtctacattaatgtccaaagggtccaaaattaaactaagtttgattttaacaaaaattaaattcttgggcttatttgatatgctttatctaaatatgtactttgatttttgattatgggcccagttttcaagttggtctaaatcaggattccatatcaagtattgtgcaatagcaagaaattttcaattgcacagtattgcacaatagcaagaaatatctaattgcacaatattgtgcaatagcaattaattttcaattggagttatctttctttgtatagaatagtagttgataatatatgttggaaatttgccagacatgactatgtcattttctatttttatttgccaataactttatgtaaataacttcattggaaatttgccaatataaaatgttgctgatgaagctttttttccttatcttatctaaaatgtttttagataatgtatgttggacatttgccagacatgactatgatgtcattttctatttttatttgccaatagttttatgtaaataacttcattggaaatttgccaatataaaatgttgctgatgaagttttttttattgttttatacaataaacaatgtatattcacttttactaccaaccaatatttaccattcagtgataacaagcactttattttacattttaatattttatgatgtatttaaaagagtagttattgttgcaaactccattagaaatttgaattgatatcagttttggaaaaagggaaacggggatgtgaaaaaaaaggggggggtaatttttctcatttcagatttcatattaaataaaaagaaaatttcttcaaacatttttttttagaggattaattttcaacagcatagtgaattgctcaaaggcaaaaaaaaaacttttaagttcattagaccacattcattctgtgtcagaaacctattctgtgtcaactatttaattttagatttaaaaagtttgaagaagaaatctttaattgatttgtaaaatcttgacatttgttttgtgtaaaaaaaaaccatgtaatgtcaaaaatttgatcacaatccaaattcagagctgtatcacgcttgaatgttttgtccatacttgccccaactgttcagggttcgacctctgcggtcatataaagctgcgccctgcggagcacctggtttattattggcccagttttcaagttggtctaaatcggggtccaaaattaaactttgtttgatttcatcaaaaatgaataattggggttctttgatatgccaaatctaactgtgtatgtagattcttaatttttggtccagttttcaaattggtctacattaatgtccaaagggtccaaaattaaactaagtttgattttaacaaaaattaaattcttgggcttatttgatatgctttatctaaatatgtactttgatttttgattatgggcccagttttcaagttggtctaaatcaggattccatatcaagtattgtgcaatagcaagaaattttcaattgcacagtattgcacaatagcaagaaatatctaattgcacaatattgtgcaatagcaattaattttcaattggagttatctttctttgtatagaatagtagttgataatatatgttggaaatttgccagacatgactatgtcattttctatttttatttgccaataactttatgtaaataacttcattggaaatttgccaatataaaatgttgctgatgaagctttttttccttatcttatctaaaatgtttttagataatgtatgttggacatttgccagacatgactatgatgtcattttctatttttatttgccaatagttttatgtaaataacttcattggaaatttgccaatataaaatgttgctgatgaagttttttttattgttttatacaataaacaatgtatattcacttttactaccaaccaatatttaccattcagtgataacaagcactttattttacattttaatattttatgatgtatttaaaagagtagttattgttgcaaactccattagaaatttgaattgatatcagttttggaaaaagggaaacggggatgtgaaaaaaaaggggggggggtaatttttctcatttcagatttcatattaaataaaaagaaaatttcttcaaacatttttttttagaggattaattttcaacagcatagtgaattgctcaaaggcaaaaaaaaaacttttaagttcattagaccacattcattctgtgtcagaaacctattctgtgtcaactatttaattttagatttaaaaagtttgaagaagaaatctttaattgatttgtaaaatcttgacatttgttttgtgtaaaaaaaaaacatgtaatgtcaaaaatttgatcacaatccaaattcagagctgtatcacgcttgaatgttttgtccatacttgccccaactgttcagggttcgacctctgcggtcatataaagctgcgccctgcggagcacctggtttattattggcccagttttcaagttggtctaaatcggggtccaaaattaaactttgtttgatttcatcaaaaatgaataattggggttctttgatatgccaaatctaactgtgtatgtagattcttaatttttggttccgttttcaaattggtctacattaaagtccaaagggtccaaaattaaactaagtttgattttaacaaaaattgaattcttgggcttttttgatatgctgaatccaaacatgtacttagatttttgattatgggcccagttttcaagttggttcaaatcaggatccaaaattattattttaaatattgtgcaatagcaagaaattttcaattgcacagtattcagcaacagcaagaaatcttcaattgcacagtattgtgcaatagcaagaaattttcaattgcacagtattgcgcaatagcaagaaatcttcaattgcacagtattgtgcaatagcaaatattttcaattgcacagtattgcgcaaaagcaagaaatatctaattgcacaataattggagttatctttctttgtccagaatagtacttgaatcaacttaaatcattgttttatacaatatacaatgtatattcacttttactgaCTTACTTGACTTAATCCACTTCGTCCCAAGGGGGACATAGGGCGACTACAGTTTCTCTCCATTTCTTCCTGTCCATGGCTATTCGTTTTGTTTCTTTCCAGGTCATCCCAATTTTACTCAGCTCGGTTGTTAGTCCCCTGTGCCAGGTGTTTTTTGGCCTTCCCCTTTTTCGATGTCCTTGGGGGTTCCATTCTAGGGCTTGCTTGGTAATGTGTGTGTCTTTTTTTCTGAGGGTATGCCCGATCCACTTCCACTTTCTTGCTCTTATTGTCTGGGTTGTTGGCTGTTGTTTGGTTCTTCTCCATAATTCATTGTTGGATATTTTGTTTGGCCATCTGATGTTGAGGATGTTTCTCAAACATTTATTGACAAAAGTCTGGATAGATTTGATGGATGCAGCTGTTTCTCTCCAGGTTTCTGATCCGTATAAGAGTACAGATTTGACATTGTTGGTAAATATCCTTAACTTTGTGCTAGTTCTTAAAGCATTACTCCTCCAAACAGGTTTAAGCATGGAAAATACCTGTtgagttttcttttttcttgccGATATGTCTTCATCTGTGCCTCCTGATGTACTGACAATACTTCCAAGATAGGTGAATTGTTGAACATCTTCAACAGTAGAGTCGTCGATCTTAAGACAATCTTGCTGGTTTGTATTTAGCCTCATTGATTTAGTTTTCTGTGCGTTGATGTATAGGCCTGTTTGTTTTGCTACTGTTTCAAGACTTGGTCTGATGTTGTGCATCTTGAAAGCGATGGGATAGTGCACAAATGTCATCAGCAAATTCGAGATCTTCAAGACGTGTTGTAAGGGTCCATCCGATGCCTTTTGGATCTTTGTAGGCTGATTTACCAACCCAGTCAACTACAATTAGGAAAAGGAGAGGAGAGAGAAGACAACCTTGACGTACCCCAGTTGTAACAGGGAATGATTCGGTCATAGTTCCACCATGTATAACTTGACAGGAAAATTGGTCGTAAAGCAGTTTTATCATTTTGATGATCTTTTGCGGGATTCCATAGTGTGCCAGAATGTCCCATAGAACCTGATGGTCAATGCTATCAAAAGCTCTCTGGAAATCCACAAAATTTAGGTATAGTGTCGTCTGCCATTCTATTGTCTGTTCTATAATAATTCTCAATGTGGCTATTTGGTCTACACATGATCTTTCTTGTCTAAAGCCAGCTTGTTCATCTCTAAGTATCTTGTCGACTTCATTTTTCATTCTGCTAAGGATGGTGCTACAGAGCAGTTTACTAGGTATAGACAATAAAATGATACCTCTCCAGTTTTTGCAAAGCGACTTGTTACCTTTCTTAGGGATTTTTACCAAAAGTCCTTTACTCCAATCATCTGGTATTTCTTCTTCTTCCCAGATCTTATTTAGGAGTTGTAACAGGCTAAGGACAGATGTATCATCCAAGAATTTTATAGCTTCTGGTGGTATGTTATCAATGCCGCCTGCTTTTCCattttttagacttttgatagcgTTGTTAActtcagtttttgttattttgctgGTTTTGATGTTTAATATTGGACCATTTTGTAATTCAGGTGGATCTGTAGGTGGGGGCCGGTTAAGAACCTGCTCGAAATGTTCTTTCCACCTTTCAAGTTGATCTTCCAGTTTAGTGAGGGTATTGTTGTCTTTATCTTTGATAGGTGTATTTGAAGTTGGTGGTTTACCGCTTAATTGCTTGGTAATGTTGTATAGGGTTTTGGTGTCTTCCTTGCTACAAGCAGCTTCGGCTTCTTTGGCTAGTTGTTCTACGAAGTTTCTTTTATCTTGTTTGCACCTTTTCTTCACTTTTTTATCTTTATTGCTATACTGTTcttgtgtctgtttttttttttttgctgtctaGTTATAGCAGTTAGAACTTTTTCTTTCACTTGTCTTCTTTCGTTGACAATTTTCCAGGTATTTTCTGACATCCATTGCTTGCGGTTTTGTTGGAGATAGCCGACAGTTTCTTCACATGCTTGAACAATAGAATCTCTGGTCATTTCCCATGCTGTGTTGATGCTAGTTTCTTCATCATGTAGATTTTCAAGTACACCAAATTTGTTTTGCAGTAGAATGTGGTAGTCTTGAACAACTTTAGGGTCTTTAAATAGATCAACATTAAATTTCTTTCTTCTagattttgctttttttgttgaAAGTAGTTTTAGTTGTATCTTTGCAATGATTAGGTGGTGATCTGATGCTATATCTGCTCCTCTCTTGTTtcttgttaaatttttctcatttcagatttcataaataaaaagaaaatttcttcaaacatttttttagaggattaatattcaacagcatagtgaattgctcaaaggcaaaaaaaatattttaagtctcattagaccacattaattctgtgtcagaaacctatgctgtgtcaactatttaatcacattccaaatttagagctgaatccagcttgaatgttgtgtgcatacttgcccaaaccgttcagggttaaacctctgcggtcgtataaagctgcgccctgtggagcatctggttggttttttatcttgaatactattatagatagagataaactgtaaagaccGATTacattcagcaaagtaagatctacaaataaattaacatgaccaaaattgtcagttgaccccataaggagttattgccctttatagtcaatttttaacaattttcaataatttggtaaatttttgtaaatttttgcaaaatattttcctctataACTGAAGGGTCAATATCATTActgatagagaaaattgtaagtagcaagaatgttcagaaaagtaagatctacaaacatatcaccatcaccgaaacacaattttgtcatgaatctatctgtgtcttttgtttaatttgcacatagaccaaggtgagcgacacaggctctgtagagcctctagttttaggAAACTTGTTTTTCTTTGCATGATTTGTAAGAAATTTATACAGATAGAATATAAAGGGAAGGGGATGAAATGAATTTATTTTGGGGTTCAAGGTTTCTGTAactaaaatagaaaaatgttAGAAATGTGGTTCCTTGATGGTACATGTAGCTTAAGGTAATTGAGCAGACCCTTGCAGGATTGGAATTAATCTCTAGCAGATTGAAGATCAAAATAGTATGTATtattgttaaggggccagctgaagccagCTGACTCTGTGAATGATTTTCTTTCTGCATTTGAGACCGATTAGTGGCCTCGCGTTGTTTTCTGCTCCTTGgttgggttattgtctctttgacacatatctccatttccattctctattcaaGCATTGAAAGAAGCTGTATGATTTTGAGGTAAATAGGTCGAAGGGCAAGGTTACAGCActaaaaaaagttttcaaatggtACCTTTTATGTTTACTTTTTTGACTTATAATGGAACATGTATTGAGGAAAATTTATAGCTTTCAAGTTTTGGGTGTAGTACATTGTACTTAAAGCccttgaaattaaaatattttccctAAATGGATGTGCAGTCCAGTGTGCATCAGTTGACAGTACCATCTGTTATTTTTTGCAATGTCAAAGAACTGAACATAGCATTTTTAAGCCTagacaaaaagttttttttctttcttttttaaatgttgttttgttGCTGTCGGATTTCCTTTACTCTAGATCTCCTTCTATTTCATATTTACAGAATGTATAAAGCAATATGATCATTATGAATTATTCAAGCATTGAAGATATATTAGCActggcaggggcggatccagtcatttaaaaaaaggggggggtcccaATCACATgtcccctttcaaatgcattgatcgtccaaaaaaagggggttccaactccgGGAACCCCcaccccccctctggatctggCAATTTAGGACAAACAAATTAGCATATGGTAAGGTAAATTTAGTTGTACTCTATCTGCCCCATACTATTTCAATCAGACAGTGGGATAACGAAAGTAATACGAGAACCAAAATATGAGTCCAGAGAAATTAAAGCACCAAATCCAATCATTATGGGTTTTACCAATTGCACATTTAAATACAAATGTCTATGAAAACTTAAAATTATACATCATTTTTTATGATGTTAAAATTATACATCATTTTGTATTATAAAAATGTCTCAAGTTAGTGAAAGTGTAGaatcttactatacaaattctTGGTTTTAGTAATAGTAGTCTTAAATTTTGTAAGATTTAAATGTACGTAACAGTACAGGTGTAAAACAACCGAACTTCCTTATCCGAAATTGATATCCGCTACTGTTTCCTGATTTTACAATCAGTAAGCCGAACAACCGCTATTTCTATGGAAAGTAgttctgtaaaaataaaacattttcgaTTTCATGTTTTACATGATTTATTTCTTTTCGATAATCAAATGTCTAACGTACGGAAAATTGAAGGCTTTTGTTAGGTTCGTGTTTTGATgtatcaaaattaaaccaaaaaaaacccacttcCTTTTTGCGCATTAATTTGTCTCTTTAACACTGCACGAGAAGAAATCTTACCGGCATCACTTATCACTATGGCAGGTTGGGGAGACTGGGTGAAATATCTTTTAAATGATGGAAATTGTGTTTGTGGCAATGTCTGTGGAATATTTGGACCAGCACCAAATTACCAATACTATGCGTCAGATCCAGCGGATTTTCATGTAAGTTTGCGcactacaaacatgacaaagtaccgtgattaattttaaaacagtaaaaaaatcgTATCTCATAGACTTTAAGAAACTGCTCTTATTTATTGGAGTGAACAAGCCACAAGGCCCACTGACCATGTGTCAATTTCTCGCATTATTTTTGGACGCTTTATGCAGATGCTGGTCTGTCAgtgcatttttaattttaaaacagtcAAACGAGGTGTGGTCCACCACTCCACTTCTCCAGCATCACActtattactttttatttttttttgtcaatttaatcCCAATTGGAACTCTTGGGTCTGTAGAAAATCGCTTTTGATACATAATATTCCTGCAAATTATGTGAATCTCCGAGCTTTACAGATTTCTTGGAATTTAATTTTAAcagtttaatgttaagttttctcATAAAATGCAcagtttaatgttaagttttctcatgaaatacatgtacaattatcaATTACAATAGGTTTAATATAACCTtaatataataacataaaaataattcattgaattgaaagaatgaatgaatgaaaaggTGCAGTAGGTTGATTCTCTATTGGTACATATCTATCTATCTTCCCTATCTTACATGTAGGTATCTATAGCAGCCGACTGAGCTCACCCAAACAAGACAACCCCAAAGCTTTTCAAGTAAAAGATAACACATTTTTCCtatcaaataaatgttaaaaaattaagtgatatagatacaatggataagcgttgattcttgaaaaagaaaccatgagcccgcagggcgaatggtttgtttttcatgaatcaacgcttatccattgtatctataacttaaactattgtgataATATCTATTCAAAATTAAAGCCTATTCTTAATTAaaaggtattgtaagtgagtttaaataaCCATGTTATCGTGACAAACGATGCataacaataaattatatattacaaataaatggttaaaacaatacaaatacatgttgAAAACACCACGTCTGCCCTTAAAGATTTTATCAGGCATCTGATCATTTTTGACTAAATGAGACATATTCTATCTTATTTCTAATaagattgagaatgaaaatggggaatatgtcaaagccgAGGACAACAACTtgacaaaaaacatatatatagcaTATATTTAAAGCATGTGTCAGAAATTTTTAACAAGAAGTCTCATTCTAGGCATatcacgattttctagcataggaatttgcAAATAAATAGATGAAATCATactatattgatttataaaacaaaaaagaacacctagaatgtaaacattttcatttcaaaCATGTGGAATAGCTAACAATGATCCAATTATTAACTcgcttttattaaacaaaatatccACAATACCTTAGAACACGAAACAAAACAGGAAAACTAGAGAATAGAggcaacaaaaaaaataatacaaggaTTCGAACCTAAACCGCTGAGTTCTAACTCATTAAGCATAACCATGAAACCTTGCGGCTACCAACTGATACACTACGATTGCCTATTGTATATTTAAATGTACAATCTATGTGTGTCCGTTGTACCGatgtttatcaaatattcatttatatatataagttagaCAATTAAATCGTAACCAATTGGTAGCCGAAAGGTTTCGTCGATATGATCATGTTAGTGGCACTTAGGAGAATTAATGGACTGGTTCGATTCCCAGTGCAggcatataaaaattacaaaaattaaaggtaagtttttaaaataattccattagtgaacagaaatcagtaaattggccaattcaaacttaatgaaattagaCACACAAAGAACACAATTGAATATAATTTAGTGAGTCTATTTCAGCGAcggatttaggaagcgttgattctagaaaaagaatccacggtaaatgaataggttgacgtcaccacaatggttttAAGAAAATCTTAATGGACTGCAGTGTATTCATCCTGAAAAAAAGATCACTACTTGGAAAATATCTGTGGCCACTGATACCtgcaagtacatgtacatttttagaaGGATACAAATGGCAAAATGACAATGTTGCAACAAGAAAATATTGTAGCATCACAATTATCACATGCAAACCAGAGCATCTGTTTCAAGATCTTGCCACTCCCTGTCAATTTACAAAACAGAAGTTTCTTTTTTTGAGATTCTGAAGTATTATTTATAAGCCTTGACCTATGTCTAGTTTCTTCCCTTCAAGGATTCTACCTTTCTACAGATTCACCAGGCATTGGTTTACTTCtgtttgtaaaaatgtatatatgtattatcctttattattttaaaaatgctgtcaataatttcttttttttacagcCAGGAGTACCTTTTTTCCAGAGCATGGATAAAGTATTTCAGAGTGGTGTTGGGGCTTGTGGTTCAGTAAGAGTTTCACTACCAGTAGATGGTGCACAGaaagaatttaaatttatgattttaaGAGAGGATGAAAAATGTGTAACAGCCAAATGTGGGAGTGATGCTGGATTTAATGTATCAAAGACAAACAATTGTAAGATACAAATGTTCTAGGAAAGATAACTCTTATCAACTCAGCTGTAAAAGATCTCATAAAAATATTCAGTTGTCAAAAGTAACATAAAAATCtctatcatttttttcattcaaagtctttgaataatgaaaatagCCGAAGGTATTATATTTTGGTGAGCTACATGTACAGTACCTATGAATTTACACTGAGAAATTCTAATTTCATGGATTTtggattttgtggttttgccaaaatcTGCAAATAAACCTATATAAAATGTTTACTTATCCCAAGGATTAATATAATGTATCTATGGTAGTTGTATTCAATGACAAGACATGCCAACAGAAGGGCAGTAAGGTGGTCAGTAGAATTCCatcttattaatttttataaaacaaaaatttttgTCATGTATTCTATTCTAgtccacaataaaaaaaaaaaaagcctttagCTATATTTAGTTATTGAGAGACCTctgatcaaatacatgtataatgaatctTTTGCCTGTTTgcttaaaaaaatgatttcatcAGTATTCTGACCAGCCTGAATCCAATTGCTATTTGAATTTTACTCATTTTGAAGAAGATCTCTAAAAATGCCACTTAGGTTTTTTTTCAGCACTAAcaaaacaatcatgacaataatgTTTATATATGTGCAGCAATAAATTAAACATGATTCATGTATATATTCAGTAAGAAAATATGTTATTGAGTCAAACCATAAGAACTATTTTATTGAAAGCAACATCATGAACTGAAAACTTCACACAATGAATGACATGACATCATCTTTCCCTGTCACCTGTCACTTTGTTTACATTCCTTGTGACTTTGATCTCCTACAGCTCCACTAGAATAAATATGGAGGATAAATACAGAGAAATGAAATTTTAGATTTATATACACATTCCTGGGAGGAGTAAATGGCCATGAACTACAAAAGTTATAGTTTTAACATCACTAAAAATGTAAgggtaaaataataattttaattctTGATATTGAAGCTCAGAATGCACAATCAAGCATCTGGGGCAGAACACATTttgtcaatgaatgaatttataagAAGAAAGAtgactgtatacatgtataaagaccATGTGATAGATCCCATCAATCAAACACAAACATATTTTAAGCAGATTATGTCATACTTTTCGTATTTATAGTGTATTAATAAACACCTGTATCATATGttattaatactttttattcattACAGTATATGTAGTTTCATTTTACACATCAAACAGTGTACAACCTGGAAATTGTGCAAAACGGAATAATTATGTACAACAACAATTACTAGCAGCAGGACAATAATCTTTACTTTGTTTTTAAAGTAAGTATTTTTACACATGTAGatatgagatgtggtatgagtgccaatgagacaacttgtatcaactatccatccaagtcatttgtaaaagaaaaaccattatatgTGAAcatgtacagtcttcaacacagagccttggcttaaaccgaacagtaagctataaagggcccaaaaaatgacttgtgttaaaccattcaaatgggaaaacaaacagtctaatctatataaaaaacaagaaacggttatgaagcacatcaacaaacgaaactactgaacatcaggtccctgacttaggacaggtgcaaataaatgcagccagtttaaatattttaataggtaccaaccttctcCCTTACCCGAAACAATAGTGTAGCATCACAACGAtgaacatagaaa includes:
- the LOC143067623 gene encoding uncharacterized protein LOC143067623; this translates as MAGWGDWVKYLLNDGNCVCGNVCGIFGPAPNYQYYASDPADFHPGVPFFQSMDKVFQSGVGACGSVRVSLPVDGAQKEFKFMILREDEKCVTAKCGSDAGFNVSKTNNLYVVSFYTSNSVQPGNCAKRNNYVQQQLLAAGQ